The window TATCACATGGGATTATTGTCATGCAAATAGACATCAGTAATTTTGTAAAATGGCCCAAAAATACATGAACTGTGACAAAAGACAGGAATGCTTTATCCGCTTTGTAATAAGCTGCGGTCACCGTTAGCTGTCTTAGCTTGCTAGCCAAACTGGATAACTGTTTGCTATGCTGTCTCCCATGAAAATCACCTAAGCATAGTGTGCCGTTTGTGTGGCTACTGAGACAAATATCTAATTTAAACCACACTAAAAACCACAACTGGTAATAATTGCAATAAGGTACTAGCGGCTTATTATGAATGATGACGTTAACAGTGCAATCTGGGCCTCGACAGCGTAGACTAGCGTTGTGCCCCTTCTTCTTCCACAGGCATACAGCtccatacaaaaacacagatcatTTAAGGATAAACTGTACCTTGTTGTCACTAGCGTCCATGTCAGTCAACGACACCGCGACAGACGGTCATTGGCCAGAATGTAGACGTCAGGATGTGGGCCCTTTTAATTTCTTCATTGTGAATAATAATAGTAAGTATCACTGAAGGCTTAGATAGACTCACACCCAGTTCCTAAGAACCGCTAGCTGCTGCTGCGTCAGCTGGCTCTCTCCACCGACTAGCTGCTAGCTCTGCTGCGATTGAGCTAACGGCTGCTGTCACTGTGGAAATGGGAGTCACCTGGAGCGGAAGCCGTCGAGGCTCAAAAAGCTTTTACTGGCTGATCAATGCATGTCAAGAGCATGCATAGAAATAGAAGAGCGATTCAAAAtgtgtggagaaaaaaacccattCCTTAATGTGTCATTATTgacagttaaaaacattttatttgtctcGAACTCGCCAGTCACAGAGTTAAAACTTTAGCTAGTCAAAGGCAGCTGAATCCTTTTAGTGCCGAGAGAAATCTGTTTATTACCAACAGGCAACAGTATACATTAAAATACTGTGTACACGTTTTCATAcacatttggactttttttaaacaactgaagCATTCGTGTGTTGCACATGGAAGAATCTGCCAATCAGgaacatgaaaaacacaaataagtgTTGGTGATTTTGGCGAATCGCCACAGAACAACACACTTTGAACACGTTCTTGTGGTTCCTGGAGTCTTCTTGAAATTGGTGGCATTCTCAAAACCTGTGCTGTGTATCTCGTCTCAGAGGATTTACTTGAAGAAGCACAGTAGCATACTTTATGGATGTATTCAAACATGCCATTTTCCTTGTCTCTTAATTTACATGCCATCATGTGAGCTTGCTGACAATGGCTTGGTTGAGAGAGTTCAGCTGATTTGTCCATTTGTCTAAAGCTGTGTAGCGAGCCCCTCCTCTCTTCTGGTAGTCCAGTTCTAGTAGCTGGTTGACTTGGTCAATTCGGCCGTGGATTGTGCTgtgaaaaagacataaacaaatTAAGCAGAGAAACCACATGTTGCAATATCACTACAATTACATTCCCACACATTTTAGTTGAGCTCTGATAATTGAGtcttgaaaaacaaatccacagTTTCAATTGTATATCTGATCTGGCGGTCAATatttcagataaataaataattagttGCATGATTTATTGAGAATGTATGATACTGTTTAACCCTGTATTTaagaaaatcaatattttttcagAATGATTTATTGTTTCAAAATGAGTGGCATTAATTAAACCCCATTCATTTACCATTAAAGAGGATGATGcaacaatggaaaacattttactCAACAGTGCAAAGTTTATCAGATCAGTCTGTTCTTTTCATTTACGTCAGAGAACCAGTTCAGCTTGGATGTGAGGCTGTAAATAGCAGATCACTATTACACTACAATGTAACTGCAACTGTCTATGACCACCTCCTGACGCTCTTAAAAGGCCAAAAGAGGCAAACTATGAGGAACTATTTACAGGAAGGGAGCCATTTTCTATTTGACTTCTCTGCAACCACGTGATGGAGAAACGTACTTATCCAAGATGCACTGCACCAGCAAACTctccacatcacacacatcaatGTTCAGCTCCTGGAAACCAAAAGAAAAGGACATGACTCATCAGCACATGTGTAAAACAAGTATGTCAACTAATACAATTTCATAATGTAGGATCCACAGAATTAAATACTCTGAAGACGCTGTTGTAAATATTGTGTCAGAGTTCAAGTTATACAAGTATGTGAAGTCAttagtaaacaaataaacatattgtaTATATTGACATATACAACTTTCTTACAAGGATGAATGAACACCCTGAACTATGTTTTATGAAACTATACAGTTAATCAACAataactttaaaagaaaactaatgtcacaaaacaagaaatcattttaatgacaaaaTACGGATTTGTATAATGTAtatgtggatttattttaagGATACAAGTGTTGCTTTTCATGTGTGGATTTCATTATTATGCATTATTTATCTTAATGCTGgaacacaattacattttattatatttctgcCCATTAAGGAATGTGAATAGCTCTGCTGCAACTAAAATATTGCTAGCTGCAATGCCAGAGCAAATGTTGCGACATTAGCTTCTGCTTTACGTAAACAATTTTATTCAATCTGATTGGCTTTACATGCAAACACTATCAAGACAAAGTCACATGGCAATCAGTGAAAATTATTTTCGaataatgttttaaacacaAGACACACTCACTGTACAGGACATGTTTTGAGCACATGTACTTACCTTAGAAATGAAAGGGATGTGTATTCTCGTGTATGGTTTGATGAGTTTGATAAGTACTTGAGTTCTAATGTTCCGCAGGAGCTCTGAAACATAACATGAATGATCAGCcacacttgaaaaaaaaaaaagattcaacagATTTATCACACATGTGACTGAAGTCACGTTCACCACTCACCCTCTATGTGCTCTCTAATGAAGGGGTCATCCATTATGTTACTGTGATTTGTTTTCAAGATTTTCTCAAATTCAGTGATGTCATTGTTCTGGTAGGAGCTGGAAGAAAAAACAGTGAGTGTTGTTATACTATGTACATTGTGTCTCTGTGACCCATAAAAAACCCCATCCTGGTAGCtctcaaaacatttcaaaatattataatttttgTAAACACTATTCTTACAACAGTTTTGGGTGTGCTTTATTGGTTTCTTGttaatgtattacatttcttaaatgtatacTTGGAACGTAAGCAATTTGAGACTAGTTGGTTATTATGAGTGCCAGTTATGTATGTAACATGAGAACAAAAGAGAGCAAACAAAGAAGCAGAAGACAACCAAGGGCTTGGAAAGACAATAGTTATGTTCATTTCTTTATACACATACTGTGAAATGCACACCAATGTTAGCACTGACTAAGCACTGTTTAGCAAGTTATAAACTATAATAGGACCATTAATGACTTCATTCTGATATTTGTGACTAAGAGTAAATTAAACAAGCAATCcaattaaacatatttccaaACTGCAAACACCAAACTGTAAAAGCTAGTATGAAACTGGGACACATGCAATGACAAGAACTGAAATAATGACCAAAGGTCAAATTATAAAACGTCAGCTTCCAGTAGATAAGAATACATCCGCAACAGCGTGAAACACTTTTCATTGCTGGCATTTTGGGTCGATTTTCATAGTTTTGGCCACTAACAATAACATATTCCTCTCTCAGTATGTTGTATTGAGAAGCAGTCAAACAGGAAAATGCATCATTTACAACTGAATGCATAACATATGTGTGTACGTGTACAGTAGTAAGTGGTTCACATATATTGTTACCCAAGTCTTTACCCAATAGATCTGTTATAAACATTTTAGATGCATTCACTTTTTTTCTAATAATAGATAAGACTGTCGGGTTAAACAGATGTCACTACCAACACAGTGCCactattcctttttatttttggccgAATTTGCAGTTTAGTTAAGTTTGATAAAGACACtacagatttcaaaataaaattggtGACTATAATGTtacaaaaggtaaaaataaaagccattaaTATAATTGTGAGGCTTCTGTTGTAAACAATGGGACAAAGAGTTAATCCTTAGATGCATTAATGTATGCTTACCTTACTAAGTTTGTCATTGCTAGGATCTCCGGGTCATTTTTGTATGGTTTGGCCtttggaaaaaatacaaaaagttagGCATGGCAACTTCAtttgagagaaaacaaattaggcaaaaaacatcaaaaataatttcagaCTTTCTTCTGTTAACAGAGTCTAGAtgtgctatttttttttaactccacCTGCAATCCAAAAACGTATGTGGCAACAAGTAATCTATATGCATAATACGTTGATCAGTAAGAAATAATTGTATACCTCTTGAGAGTCAAAAGGGTTTATCCCTGATTTCATCAGCATGTTGGCTAGGACCAGGTACTTCAGGCATGTCGTCCTTCTTGGACTACCGGACTCATCATAGTTTTTAAAGGCCTCAAAGAAGTCTGTGTGAGCTTTCTCAAACTCACCCTCTCTCAAATGCATCTTCCCACCACATTCTGTTCAAGAGCAAACAAGGACAGGTCGATCAACAGACAGAAGTGATTGTActgaaaaaagttaaataactGCACCATGAATAACGAAGATAAGTGCACCATCATACCTCTGATAACTCCCATTATGAGCGGGTGAGGAATGGCGGATTTAATGTGAAGTGACTGCTCATACAGGGCTTTCaatttcttgttgtttttttgtgctgtgtACATCTGGATCTCCAGTGCATAAATTTCCAACAGCTGTGTGCCTTTCTTCAGGTCATCCTCCCCATCATCTGTCTGTAGATGACAGACATAATACATAATCTCTAAGATCATAATACGGGTCAAATCTCCACATATGTTACACTTGCctgagaaaaatacattatttactgATAATAGAGAATTGAATGAGCAAGCAATTAAAAGAGTAGCCACAATGGATTTTATGACATCTGCAAGGTTAAACCTATCTTTATTCAAATGTAGGCCAAGTATTATGGCATTATACTGACAAACaaggatacaaaataaatctcaTTACCTGACATGACTGGTGAAGTTGCCTTAGGATCTTTTGCAGTTTTCCATACTCTTCTCTCTCCAGGTACAGCTTCCCCAACTGCAGGgaaggaacaaaaaaacattatttatttgcacCTGTTTTACTAGGAAATAATGGTTGGAATCAGTGGTGAAGTTGTGCATACCtttgtgttggttttaaaccacagtctgtcattttttgCATCTTTCAAAGCCTCCAAAGTGGTTTCGTAGAACTCCTGTAGTAAGTCCATctagcaaaaaataaaacagttttagGAGGACATATTTACAACATCAAATACTGCAAGGTACAATGTCAAAACATATGTTAAGGCCAGCTGGATATGTATGTCTCATATTGTCTATCCCTACCTGTTTGGAGGTAGAGATATAGTCCAGAATGGAGTTGATAGACTTCTCTGAGTAGTTCCTGGTGACAGCACTTCTGATGTATGTGAGGAGCTGTTTGTATCTGTTCATCATCTCTGGAAAGTTTGTCTACATGGTTgagacaaaaaaggaaacatctgCTTAATAATGTATGTCTGGTTGTATAGGTTTAAACAACTCATGGCATGTGTTGCAGAACATACCAACTTGAAGTTGATTTTGATCATCTGTTTCAGTGCTTTGAATCCCcattctcctttctctccttcaaGTTCCAATacctgaaaaaaaatcaaaccaagAGATTTGTGTAAATGGTGTGCTTttgaaaaaacagagagaataaCAGGTGGTTGTTGTTTCTACATAGAACCACTCCACCTTCTGGAAACTGCTGAGGGCTGCTTTGGGATCATCCTCTTTCAAGGCTTTGGAGTTGTAGTACTGGTTCTCCAGGTCCACATTTGGCTCTGAGTTACTGTCCTCTGAGTATTCCTAAATGTAAGCACATTATCATGTCAAAGTTCAAATCAGAAGATCCAGTGTAAACATTTAAGTTGCACGGTTGCTAACATTACACACCAGAAGCGCTTAGCTAGCTAAGATGAAGCTAGGGATAGAAAATCGTCCCTAAATACAGTGCGGCAAGTATGAGCCTTGAGCTAACGTAAAGTTAGCCAACGCCACGGCTTGCTAACTAGCCGGTTGGTTAGCTTTTCGTGCctgcaatttaaaataattaacatatTCAATACAGGTACACTAAATTGGCAATCTTGCATGGTTAATGTGCATTAAGACAAGTGAATATAAGCTAAACCCAACTGTAGTTAGCAAGCTAGGACGCTAACATTAGTCATCCGCTGTCAGCTTGATATTAGCCAACAAGCTAACTAAACAGCTAACACGTAGCTAGCACGTACTACCGGCCCTGCACTCTTAGCGCTCAACGGACAAAACTGTTTAAATTAAAGCGCAAAGTCAATAATTTCAGTTACAGATACCAGGTCGTAATCTTCTTCATCGTCGCACATGAAATCATCTTCCATGTCAGACATCTTGACGGTCTTCCTCGCTCTTATTCAGGGGACAGAGAGTAGCCCGGCCTGTGCTGTGTTTTGCAACGATGGTGATGTGGTGTGTTTCGGGGTGGCAGGGAGCAGCAGGCCCGGACTCCGTCCATAGATGGTGCTGCTGGATCGCCTCAGAAAAAAACTACACTGGGATTATGTTTCACCAGCTGCAGCTCTTTGTGTCGGATCATGACATGGTTGAAGTAACATATTGACATTGAAACATTATTCCAATGTTATTGTTACGTGTATCATGTATTTTACTAAACTATaccatgttttattatttaactatGGGGATAATATAGTCTAATTAAAATGcacaacataacattttatatacaaTTATACTGCTGCATGTCTACTTGATATCTTTATAATTGTAAGTACTATTACTTTCATTGCATTCCACCTTACTATACTGTGTAAGGCCTATATTAGACTGGACTATATCATATTATACTATTTCAATGTGTCATACAGTTGTAACAcacaatattattaaataaatgtgtctttttcttttgtattattcTGGAGTAGGCCTACAGTGTTTAAACGTTTACAAGACTAGACTTACCTTGTAATGTCTCTTGTTGCCCTTAAATAGTTCATTCTTGAATATTTTCTACTCTTAGTTagtagttttaaatgtatatgtatctACGTCTATTGTATTTTACTCCTCTATTA of the Eleginops maclovinus isolate JMC-PN-2008 ecotype Puerto Natales chromosome 4, JC_Emac_rtc_rv5, whole genome shotgun sequence genome contains:
- the cops2 gene encoding COP9 signalosome complex subunit 2 isoform X2, with the translated sequence MSDMEDDFMCDDEEDYDLEYSEDSNSEPNVDLENQYYNSKALKEDDPKAALSSFQKVLELEGEKGEWGFKALKQMIKINFKLTNFPEMMNRYKQLLTYIRSAVTRNYSEKSINSILDYISTSKQMDLLQEFYETTLEALKDAKNDRLWFKTNTKLGKLYLEREEYGKLQKILRQLHQSCQTDDGEDDLKKGTQLLEIYALEIQMYTAQKNNKKLKALYEQSLHIKSAIPHPLIMGVIRECGGKMHLREGEFEKAHTDFFEAFKNYDESGSPRRTTCLKYLVLANMLMKSGINPFDSQEAKPYKNDPEILAMTNLVSSYQNNDITEFEKILKTNHSNIMDDPFIREHIEELLRNIRTQVLIKLIKPYTRIHIPFISKELNIDVCDVESLLVQCILDNTIHGRIDQVNQLLELDYQKRGGARYTALDKWTNQLNSLNQAIVSKLT
- the cops2 gene encoding COP9 signalosome complex subunit 2 isoform X1: MSDMEDDFMCDDEEDYDLVSEYSEDSNSEPNVDLENQYYNSKALKEDDPKAALSSFQKVLELEGEKGEWGFKALKQMIKINFKLTNFPEMMNRYKQLLTYIRSAVTRNYSEKSINSILDYISTSKQMDLLQEFYETTLEALKDAKNDRLWFKTNTKLGKLYLEREEYGKLQKILRQLHQSCQTDDGEDDLKKGTQLLEIYALEIQMYTAQKNNKKLKALYEQSLHIKSAIPHPLIMGVIRECGGKMHLREGEFEKAHTDFFEAFKNYDESGSPRRTTCLKYLVLANMLMKSGINPFDSQEAKPYKNDPEILAMTNLVSSYQNNDITEFEKILKTNHSNIMDDPFIREHIEELLRNIRTQVLIKLIKPYTRIHIPFISKELNIDVCDVESLLVQCILDNTIHGRIDQVNQLLELDYQKRGGARYTALDKWTNQLNSLNQAIVSKLT